From Paenibacillus graminis, a single genomic window includes:
- a CDS encoding metal ABC transporter substrate-binding protein — MLNVKIRHLAVLSLAAMLIASGCGNKNTASNEEEAAPASSAAAEPAAAGAAAKADKLDIKVSFYPMYEFTKNIAGDLADVETLIPAGIEPHDWEPTAQDMAEISAADVLVYNGAGMEGWAQQVIDSAKGTQLVAVEASKGLDIMEGVEEEEEHHADEADHDHEAGEHADEAGHNHEADGTAEEDHDHGHSHDHEHDHGGLDPHVWLAPSLAIKEVRTIEAALSAASPENAAAFQTNSDAYIAKLEQLDQDFKAGLKDTKRKDFITQHAAFGYLAKEYGLTQVPIAGLSPEQEPSAAQMAKIVEFAKAHKVKTIFFETLVSSSVADTIAGELGAKSAVLNPIEGLTDEDRSSNLDYLAIMRQNLEALKTALNE, encoded by the coding sequence ATGCTGAATGTGAAAATCCGTCACCTTGCCGTCCTTTCCCTTGCCGCCATGCTGATTGCCTCCGGCTGCGGCAACAAAAACACCGCAAGTAATGAGGAAGAAGCTGCCCCGGCTTCATCCGCAGCCGCAGAGCCGGCCGCCGCTGGAGCTGCAGCCAAGGCAGACAAGCTGGATATCAAGGTCAGCTTTTACCCTATGTATGAGTTCACCAAAAATATTGCCGGCGACCTGGCCGATGTGGAAACGCTGATTCCGGCCGGAATCGAGCCGCATGACTGGGAGCCTACGGCACAGGATATGGCGGAGATTTCTGCCGCCGATGTGCTCGTCTATAACGGTGCAGGTATGGAGGGCTGGGCGCAGCAGGTGATCGACAGTGCCAAGGGGACCCAACTGGTGGCCGTAGAGGCCAGTAAGGGGCTGGATATTATGGAAGGTGTGGAAGAGGAAGAAGAGCATCATGCCGATGAAGCGGATCATGATCACGAGGCAGGCGAGCATGCCGATGAAGCGGGGCATAATCATGAGGCGGACGGGACAGCCGAAGAAGATCATGATCACGGCCATAGCCACGACCACGAGCATGATCACGGCGGCCTGGATCCGCATGTCTGGCTTGCCCCCTCTCTTGCCATCAAGGAGGTTCGGACGATCGAAGCCGCTTTGTCTGCTGCCTCTCCTGAGAATGCCGCTGCCTTCCAGACGAACAGCGACGCCTATATCGCCAAGCTGGAGCAGCTTGACCAGGATTTCAAGGCTGGTCTGAAAGACACGAAGCGTAAAGATTTCATAACCCAGCATGCCGCATTCGGCTATCTGGCCAAAGAATACGGCCTGACTCAAGTGCCTATCGCCGGACTGTCGCCGGAGCAGGAGCCTTCCGCCGCTCAAATGGCCAAAATTGTGGAGTTCGCGAAGGCGCATAAGGTGAAGACGATCTTTTTCGAAACCCTTGTATCGTCCAGTGTCGCGGATACAATTGCCGGGGAACTCGGCGCCAAGTCAGCGGTCCTGAACCCGATTGAAGGCTTAACCGATGAGGACCGCAGCAGCAATCTTGATTACCTCGCCATTATGCGCCAGAACCTTGAAGCGCTGAAGACCGCTTTGAATGAATAG
- a CDS encoding MBL fold metallo-hydrolase, which translates to MELNGILTSGLTDTWEAAEGVAALRTLFVNVAYIGHSVTEWILVDTGLGNFAGSILQTSWEWFGKPPAAIVLTHGHFDHVGNLKELMEEWDGVPVYAHPLELPYLTGFQDYPPADPAVGGGLMAAVSPLYPHRGLNLGGAVHPLPENGSVPGAKGWTWVHTPGHSPGHVSLFRPADKVLVSGDAVITVKQESAFAVMTQHKELHGPPAYFTTDWVEAEKSVRKLALLDPQIVLPGHGLPMAVPELPAQFAHLCKTFKELSVPSQGKFV; encoded by the coding sequence GTGGAACTGAACGGGATATTGACTTCCGGCTTGACTGATACATGGGAGGCAGCAGAAGGTGTGGCCGCCCTTCGGACTTTGTTTGTCAACGTTGCCTATATAGGCCATTCTGTAACGGAATGGATTCTGGTTGACACCGGACTTGGCAATTTCGCGGGGAGTATATTGCAGACCAGCTGGGAATGGTTTGGCAAGCCGCCGGCGGCCATTGTACTGACACACGGCCATTTTGATCATGTCGGCAACCTGAAGGAGCTGATGGAGGAATGGGATGGAGTTCCGGTGTACGCACATCCTTTGGAGCTGCCTTATCTCACAGGCTTCCAGGATTATCCTCCGGCAGACCCTGCTGTAGGCGGAGGCCTCATGGCCGCCGTCTCACCGCTGTATCCGCACAGGGGCCTCAATCTGGGGGGAGCTGTACATCCTCTTCCGGAGAATGGCAGTGTACCCGGAGCGAAGGGATGGACCTGGGTGCATACACCGGGGCACAGCCCGGGCCACGTCTCTCTTTTCCGCCCTGCTGACAAAGTGCTCGTATCCGGGGATGCCGTGATTACCGTCAAGCAGGAGTCGGCTTTTGCAGTCATGACACAGCACAAGGAGCTGCATGGGCCTCCGGCCTATTTCACAACTGACTGGGTAGAAGCTGAGAAGTCCGTACGCAAGCTTGCTCTTCTGGACCCCCAGATTGTGCTTCCCGGACACGGCCTGCCTATGGCCGTTCCGGAACTGCCGGCGCAATTTGCCCATTTATGCAAGACGTTTAAAGAGCTGTCTGTCCCTTCCCAGGGAAAATTCGTATAA
- a CDS encoding class I SAM-dependent methyltransferase, which translates to MSQYWSTRFAREGMIWGDQPSPSALRAKAWFLEQGVKSVLVPGAGYGRNTKVFSSDLDTYGVELSGAALELAAGWDSHTRFIEGSALEPQLDFRVDAVYCYDVLHLFLAGERRQLIAASLSQLRPGGLLYFTSFSDEDSNNGHGRMVEPGTYEYKEGKYAHFFSDVDLREHFFAAEVVKTGTFKESLQSHGGGTHEYLLREIFARKRK; encoded by the coding sequence ATGTCACAGTATTGGAGCACCAGATTTGCCCGCGAAGGCATGATCTGGGGAGATCAGCCCAGTCCATCTGCCTTGCGGGCAAAAGCGTGGTTCCTTGAGCAGGGCGTAAAATCTGTTCTGGTTCCCGGTGCGGGTTATGGGCGGAACACCAAGGTGTTTTCCTCCGATTTGGACACCTATGGCGTCGAATTGAGCGGTGCTGCGCTGGAGCTTGCCGCCGGCTGGGACAGCCATACCCGGTTCATTGAAGGATCGGCCTTGGAGCCCCAATTGGACTTCCGGGTAGATGCAGTCTATTGCTATGATGTGCTGCATCTATTTCTTGCTGGAGAACGCCGTCAGCTTATTGCCGCAAGTCTTTCGCAGCTCCGTCCCGGAGGCCTGCTGTATTTCACCAGCTTTTCCGATGAGGATTCCAACAACGGCCATGGGAGGATGGTGGAGCCGGGCACATATGAATACAAAGAAGGGAAGTACGCCCACTTTTTCAGCGATGTTGACCTTCGCGAGCATTTTTTTGCGGCAGAGGTAGTGAAGACTGGAACGTTTAAGGAATCATTGCAGAGCCACGGAGGCGGGACACATGAGTATCTGCTCCGGGAGATTTTTGCCCGCAAGAGAAAATAG
- the rpsN gene encoding 30S ribosomal protein S14: protein MAKKSKIIKELKRQELVAKFADQRRELKAKADYMALQKLPRDSSPTRQKNRCAVSGRPRGYLSKFQVSRIVFRELALKGQIPGITKSSW, encoded by the coding sequence ATGGCTAAAAAATCAAAGATTATCAAGGAACTGAAGAGACAGGAGCTGGTGGCGAAATTCGCTGACCAACGCAGAGAGCTGAAGGCAAAGGCGGACTATATGGCCCTCCAAAAGCTGCCGCGCGATTCATCGCCTACCCGCCAAAAAAACCGGTGTGCCGTTTCCGGCAGACCCCGGGGGTACTTAAGCAAGTTTCAAGTCTCACGGATCGTGTTCCGTGAACTTGCGCTCAAAGGGCAGATTCCCGGCATCACCAAATCAAGCTGGTAA
- a CDS encoding Dabb family protein, translated as MIKHIVFFKLKDRAPDKVQETVAVLRNMEGKIPQLISIEVGADIIRSERSFDIALVTVVASLDDLQAYQVHPAHKEVIAHINEVKEVSFAVDYEI; from the coding sequence ATGATTAAGCACATTGTATTTTTCAAATTAAAAGACCGGGCTCCAGATAAGGTACAGGAAACCGTAGCAGTGCTCCGGAACATGGAGGGTAAAATTCCGCAGCTGATCTCCATCGAGGTAGGTGCCGATATCATTCGCTCAGAGCGTTCTTTTGATATTGCGCTGGTGACGGTGGTCGCTTCGCTGGATGATTTACAGGCCTATCAGGTGCATCCGGCGCATAAGGAAGTCATCGCGCACATCAATGAGGTCAAAGAGGTTTCATTTGCTGTAGATTACGAAATCTAG
- a CDS encoding DUF86 domain-containing protein, whose translation MYYVNRKQIEIILGQIPDINKGLRAAATSWDGGTFTGLVQERCLHLAIEVVTDVGSSLIDGFIMRDAGSYEDIISIIHEEKVFEGSSLYDLLIRLVALRKPLVQDYYVWDRTALHPLTAQLPEALEQFAAAVQSYLDQELGAQASV comes from the coding sequence GTGTACTATGTCAACCGGAAACAGATCGAAATTATACTCGGACAGATTCCAGATATTAATAAAGGGCTCCGGGCAGCAGCAACCTCGTGGGATGGCGGAACATTCACGGGACTGGTTCAGGAAAGATGCCTGCATTTAGCGATTGAGGTCGTTACGGATGTGGGCAGCTCCTTGATTGACGGATTCATTATGCGTGATGCCGGAAGCTATGAGGACATCATTTCCATCATCCATGAGGAAAAGGTTTTTGAAGGCAGCAGCCTGTACGATTTACTGATCCGGCTTGTGGCACTCCGCAAGCCTTTGGTACAGGACTACTATGTCTGGGACCGGACAGCACTTCACCCGCTTACAGCGCAGCTGCCGGAAGCACTGGAGCAATTCGCCGCTGCAGTGCAGAGCTATCTGGATCAGGAACTGGGTGCACAAGCCTCAGTGTAA
- a CDS encoding metal ABC transporter permease, with protein sequence MEMLGYEFMQRAFWAGGLIGIIGPLLGVYLMLRRQVLMADTLSHVSLAGVALGSVLQLSPALSGFAVAVAGGLVIEQLRRSYRTYSELPVAIIMTSGLALAVVLMSLKQNLSRSFSSYLFGSIVAVSDTQLGLIAIVAAAGLLYFIVLRRPLYSLTFDEETASIGGVHTGLLSFSFAVLTGMTVAAAMPVVGVLLVSALMVLPASIALRIASGFSAAILISIGVGLAGVFSGLTASYYINTPPGGTIALILLCFLLCAIAVQKLLAFQKRRSVRKSILEKGA encoded by the coding sequence GGCCTGATCGGCATCATCGGTCCGCTGCTGGGCGTGTATCTGATGCTGCGCAGGCAGGTGCTGATGGCCGATACCCTGTCCCATGTGTCGCTGGCCGGAGTGGCGCTCGGCTCGGTGCTGCAGCTCAGCCCGGCGCTCAGCGGATTTGCGGTAGCCGTAGCAGGCGGCCTGGTCATTGAGCAGCTCCGCCGTTCTTACCGTACATACAGCGAGCTGCCGGTGGCGATCATTATGACCTCCGGCCTGGCGCTGGCCGTGGTGCTGATGAGCCTGAAACAGAATCTGAGCCGCAGCTTCAGCTCCTATCTGTTCGGCTCCATCGTCGCTGTCAGCGATACTCAGCTGGGGCTGATTGCCATAGTGGCCGCTGCAGGACTGTTATATTTCATCGTTCTCCGCCGCCCGCTGTACAGCCTGACTTTTGATGAAGAGACAGCTTCTATCGGCGGTGTCCACACAGGCTTATTGTCCTTTTCGTTTGCAGTGCTCACGGGCATGACGGTTGCGGCTGCAATGCCTGTTGTCGGCGTTCTGCTGGTGTCAGCACTGATGGTCCTGCCGGCGTCCATTGCCCTGAGGATTGCATCCGGCTTTAGTGCAGCCATTCTGATTTCAATCGGTGTTGGCCTTGCGGGCGTTTTCAGCGGCCTGACCGCTTCCTACTATATCAACACGCCTCCCGGAGGCACGATTGCCCTCATTTTACTGTGTTTTCTGCTATGCGCAATTGCTGTACAGAAGCTGCTGGCTTTCCAGAAACGCCGCAGTGTCCGTAAATCCATATTAGAAAAAGGAGCTTGA
- a CDS encoding helix-turn-helix domain-containing protein: MPNNQQETHKIQAWSLINRKYLGQGVRVKRFRRPKRSQIRNRVLLAVLMAKDIKLSRLAEELSVSSRSVSAWVYEGRIPSRTNLDKVCRILGYPSHILFNEALLRQSPIVCQPTPSRFMKRANARSPHSNVILTGLCMVYDFSVTDVSIWIGVHPGTFRKWLHQCHLPTLALQEKAENFFHIPRHILFADCELR; this comes from the coding sequence ATGCCTAATAATCAGCAAGAAACACATAAAATTCAGGCCTGGTCTCTGATCAACCGCAAATATCTTGGACAAGGCGTACGGGTCAAAAGATTCCGCCGGCCGAAGCGCAGCCAAATCCGCAACCGCGTGCTGCTGGCCGTCCTGATGGCCAAAGACATCAAGCTGTCCCGGCTGGCCGAAGAGCTCTCCGTCTCTTCACGCAGCGTCAGCGCCTGGGTATATGAAGGCCGGATTCCTTCCAGAACCAATCTGGACAAGGTCTGCCGTATCCTTGGCTACCCGTCCCATATCTTGTTCAATGAGGCTCTCCTGCGGCAAAGTCCGATTGTGTGCCAGCCTACACCTTCAAGATTCATGAAAAGAGCAAATGCCCGCTCCCCGCACAGCAATGTGATCCTTACAGGACTGTGCATGGTCTATGATTTCTCTGTCACAGATGTCAGCATCTGGATTGGAGTCCATCCCGGAACCTTCCGGAAATGGCTGCATCAATGCCACCTCCCGACGCTGGCCCTGCAGGAAAAGGCCGAGAATTTTTTCCATATTCCGCGACATATTCTGTTCGCTGATTGTGAACTGCGCTAG